A window of the Desulfobacula toluolica Tol2 genome harbors these coding sequences:
- the gyrB gene encoding DNA topoisomerase (ATP-hydrolyzing) subunit B gives MDKNKVTKEYSAGSIKVLEGLEAVRKRPSMYIGNVDIEGLHHLVYEVVDNSIDEAMAGHCDTIFVTIHPDNCVSVEDNGRGIPVAIHETENIPACEVVMTKLHAGGKFDKDSYKVSGGLHGVGISVVNALSLNLDMEVYKDGKIYHQSYSKGDKKTELVIKGDTVKRGTKITFIPDFEIMNENEFIYEIISRRMRELAFLNKGIRIIIEDERSAEKDDFHYEGGIVSFVEYLNRSCTALHDPIHIEGDKKDVQIEVSIQYNDTFKEKLYSYANNIRTIEGGAHVSGFKAALTRTVNSYISSGSNNLPKNMQNIKIGGDDMREGLAVIISVKLMEPQFEGQTKTKLGNNEIKGIVESLLNEKLGQYLEENPNVAKKIIAKAVDAARARDAAKRARELARKKGTLLDSSLPGKLAECQFADPAERELFLVEGDSAGGSAKQGRDRRFQAILPLKGKILNVEKARFDKILRSDEIKNIITVLGTGVGREEYDIEKVRYHKVVIMTDADVDGSHIRTLLLTFFYRQMPDLISKGYLYIAQPPLFRVGSRKSGVYLKNEEEYSNYLVKRIAGQKDMFIYGNKEPLLEEDFYFFLVNLSDYYNAVVLLKKRDMDTDLLLTLIKNGVKDKFFLEEKQNFISLSEDLTKHGYISGEIEYDPERNIFEMDIYEKEEKQPVLRVGREILATNDYKRMLKGYEKIKQFDKPPFSISAKQSDAEVKKEYPFDDIYSLFEFIMSEAKKGINIQRYKGLGEMNPDQLWETTMNPEKRIMLKVNIEDAEKADEIFTLLMGEEVEPRRNFIQKHALEVSSLDY, from the coding sequence GTGGATAAAAATAAAGTAACAAAAGAGTATAGTGCCGGCAGTATAAAAGTACTGGAAGGTCTTGAAGCCGTTCGTAAAAGACCTTCCATGTATATTGGAAATGTTGATATTGAAGGGCTTCACCACCTGGTTTATGAAGTGGTGGACAACAGTATTGATGAAGCCATGGCAGGACACTGCGATACGATTTTTGTGACCATTCATCCGGATAATTGTGTGAGTGTGGAAGATAACGGTCGCGGAATTCCCGTTGCAATACATGAAACAGAAAATATACCTGCCTGTGAAGTGGTCATGACCAAGCTTCATGCCGGAGGTAAATTTGATAAAGATTCCTATAAAGTATCAGGAGGGTTGCACGGAGTTGGAATTTCCGTTGTTAATGCACTTTCCTTGAATCTTGACATGGAAGTCTATAAAGATGGAAAAATTTATCATCAGTCCTACTCCAAAGGTGATAAGAAGACCGAACTTGTCATTAAAGGAGATACGGTTAAAAGGGGAACAAAAATTACATTCATTCCTGATTTTGAAATCATGAACGAGAATGAATTTATTTACGAAATCATTTCCCGAAGAATGAGAGAACTTGCCTTTTTAAATAAAGGAATCAGAATCATTATTGAAGATGAACGGTCTGCTGAAAAAGATGATTTTCACTATGAAGGTGGAATTGTCTCTTTTGTTGAGTATTTGAACCGGTCCTGTACTGCTTTGCATGATCCCATCCATATCGAAGGTGATAAAAAGGATGTACAGATTGAAGTGTCCATTCAATACAATGATACCTTTAAGGAAAAACTCTATTCTTATGCCAATAATATCAGGACCATTGAAGGTGGTGCCCATGTGTCCGGTTTTAAGGCAGCGTTAACCCGTACTGTAAACTCTTATATCTCTTCTGGATCAAATAATCTGCCCAAAAATATGCAAAATATTAAAATCGGCGGCGATGATATGAGAGAAGGTCTTGCTGTTATTATTTCCGTGAAACTTATGGAACCCCAGTTTGAAGGTCAGACTAAAACAAAGCTGGGAAATAATGAAATTAAAGGAATTGTTGAATCTCTTCTCAATGAAAAACTGGGTCAGTATCTTGAGGAAAATCCAAATGTTGCAAAAAAAATTATTGCCAAGGCGGTTGATGCCGCAAGGGCAAGGGATGCCGCCAAAAGAGCAAGAGAACTTGCCAGAAAAAAAGGAACCCTTCTGGATTCGTCTTTGCCGGGTAAACTGGCTGAATGCCAGTTTGCAGATCCTGCTGAAAGAGAATTGTTTCTTGTGGAGGGAGATTCTGCAGGCGGCAGTGCCAAACAGGGAAGAGACAGACGGTTCCAGGCGATTCTTCCTCTTAAGGGAAAAATACTTAATGTTGAAAAGGCCAGGTTTGATAAAATCCTGAGAAGTGATGAAATCAAGAACATTATTACGGTTTTAGGCACTGGTGTCGGCAGGGAAGAGTATGACATTGAAAAAGTCAGATATCATAAAGTTGTTATAATGACGGATGCGGATGTTGACGGATCTCATATCAGAACTCTGCTGTTGACCTTTTTTTACAGGCAGATGCCGGATCTGATTTCAAAAGGGTATCTATATATTGCCCAGCCGCCGCTTTTCAGAGTGGGATCAAGGAAAAGCGGGGTATATCTTAAAAATGAAGAAGAGTATTCCAATTACCTGGTGAAAAGAATTGCCGGGCAAAAAGATATGTTTATATATGGCAACAAGGAACCTCTTTTAGAAGAAGACTTTTATTTTTTTCTGGTCAATTTATCTGACTATTATAATGCAGTCGTTTTATTAAAGAAAAGAGATATGGATACAGATCTCTTGCTTACTCTGATTAAAAATGGTGTGAAAGATAAATTTTTTCTTGAGGAAAAGCAAAATTTTATTTCTCTTTCAGAAGATCTTACGAAACACGGATATATCTCAGGTGAAATAGAGTATGATCCGGAAAGAAATATCTTTGAAATGGATATATATGAAAAAGAAGAAAAACAGCCTGTTTTAAGGGTTGGCAGAGAAATTCTGGCTACCAATGATTATAAAAGGATGCTGAAAGGATATGAAAAAATCAAACAGTTTGATAAACCTCCTTTTTCCATATCTGCTAAACAGTCAGATGCTGAAGTAAAAAAAGAGTACCCGTTTGATGATATATACAGTCTATTTGAGTTTATAATGTCAGAAGCAAAAAAAGGGATTAATATTCAGCGATATAAAGGTCTGGGCGAAATGAATCCGGACCAACTCTGGGAAACCACTATGAATCCTGAAAAAAGGATAATGCTCAAGGTGAATATTGAAGATGCTGAAAAAGCAGATGAGATCTTTACTCTCCTTATGGGTGAGGAAGTGGAACCTCGAAGAAATTTTATTCAAAAACATGCCCTTGAGGTCTCGTCACTAGATTATTGA
- a CDS encoding hybrid sensor histidine kinase/response regulator, with protein sequence MKIRKTKMKLSSKLFLLFITLTIISVIIIAVYINLNSRRKLRSMAAGQFGIQQLMQTRLVASAIENYFDHFISNLYFMANANQILSSRSSQDALFYKLYDKLQNVTSIRFVSINGILTFIYPSEGFRRELIGKNYGTEKFYKKTIATGKISISSLLYNEENKPRIRIAIPVFDNDQATPHIKGVLVGSFDPMNVLNSIINSIISDKTGYAWILDSKGNFLTHPVKEFEGKSSFGAREKKNPAFSYKKIEIIQQKMIQGHEGTDTYTSGWHREQKGYIEKFVAYAPVKTADSNWSIAICSPMNALDEIIEETERYEHYTLFFIVFIFLTGGILLFKNSYQRYCSFEQSLKLNEQKLSAITQASPIGICLVKQRKIYWANETLHTMFGYDYDDLIGKNVRMFYQNDSSYLRIGKALYSDFSELKPSQLTSQCIKKDGTIFHCSLRSCPLNSSDLSEGFIVVVGDITERVAVEQENNRLKDHIIRTQRMEAIGILASGIAHDFNNILFPITGYVEILLLDTAENSDTHEYLMNILKASNRAKELINQILSFSRKAEKETNPVLVQPIIKETLKFLKKTIPTTINIVQQIDMNCRPIMADSTQIHQVIMNLCTNAYQAMEDRGGTLTVKLFESEIKEDDLNNLLDLKPGRYLELLISDTGIGMKKNIALKIFEPYFTTKKSGKGTGLGLAVAHGIVKKAGGDIKVISKPYKGTCFHIYLPLIDSNTDNSSLPVIKNNCIKGTGHILLVDDEEQIVAMEQKFLKRLGYDTTACTSSIKALEIFKTNPNKFDLVITDLTMPEITGDKLVEEIKKRNPDVPVIICTGFKRTYTKEWMDSINAQELLIKPVKMKDLSTLISKTINGNR encoded by the coding sequence ATGAAAATCCGCAAAACTAAAATGAAGCTGTCTTCAAAATTATTTTTGCTCTTTATTACCCTGACCATAATCAGCGTTATTATCATTGCAGTATATATTAACCTGAACAGCCGTCGTAAATTAAGGAGCATGGCTGCCGGCCAGTTTGGTATTCAGCAGCTGATGCAGACAAGATTGGTGGCATCCGCAATTGAAAACTATTTTGATCATTTTATTTCAAATCTGTATTTTATGGCAAACGCAAACCAAATACTATCTTCAAGATCCTCCCAAGATGCTTTGTTTTACAAACTGTATGATAAGTTGCAGAACGTTACCTCCATAAGGTTTGTAAGTATTAATGGAATTTTGACATTTATTTATCCCAGTGAAGGATTTCGCCGTGAATTGATTGGAAAAAACTATGGTACAGAAAAATTTTATAAAAAAACTATAGCAACCGGTAAAATTTCCATCTCCAGCCTTCTTTACAATGAAGAAAATAAACCGAGAATTAGAATCGCCATTCCTGTTTTTGACAATGATCAGGCCACACCCCACATCAAAGGTGTTTTGGTGGGATCTTTTGATCCGATGAATGTTTTAAATTCAATTATAAATTCAATTATATCAGACAAGACCGGGTATGCATGGATTCTGGATTCAAAAGGTAACTTTCTCACGCATCCTGTCAAAGAATTTGAAGGGAAAAGCAGTTTTGGTGCCAGAGAGAAAAAAAACCCGGCTTTTTCATATAAAAAAATAGAAATAATTCAGCAAAAAATGATACAGGGCCATGAAGGTACGGATACCTATACCTCGGGCTGGCATCGGGAACAAAAAGGATACATTGAAAAATTTGTGGCATATGCACCTGTCAAAACAGCTGATTCCAATTGGTCTATAGCGATTTGTTCCCCGATGAATGCGCTTGATGAAATCATTGAAGAAACTGAAAGATACGAGCATTATACATTATTTTTTATTGTTTTCATTTTTTTAACAGGGGGCATACTTTTATTCAAAAACAGCTATCAAAGGTATTGTTCTTTTGAACAATCACTGAAATTAAATGAACAAAAATTAAGTGCTATAACTCAGGCATCTCCTATAGGAATCTGTCTGGTTAAACAACGAAAAATTTACTGGGCAAATGAAACCTTGCACACAATGTTTGGATATGACTATGATGATTTGATCGGTAAAAACGTCAGGATGTTTTACCAGAATGATTCCAGTTATCTGAGAATAGGCAAAGCGCTTTATTCTGATTTTTCTGAATTAAAACCATCTCAATTAACAAGCCAATGCATAAAAAAAGATGGAACAATTTTTCATTGCTCACTCAGAAGCTGCCCTTTGAATTCATCTGATCTATCAGAAGGATTCATTGTCGTTGTTGGAGACATTACCGAAAGAGTAGCAGTGGAACAAGAAAACAACCGGCTGAAAGACCATATTATCAGAACCCAGAGAATGGAGGCCATAGGTATTCTGGCAAGTGGCATTGCTCATGATTTCAACAATATTCTTTTCCCCATTACAGGATATGTTGAAATCCTGCTTTTGGATACCGCTGAAAACAGTGACACCCATGAGTATCTGATGAATATTCTTAAAGCATCAAACAGGGCAAAAGAACTGATCAATCAAATTCTCTCATTCAGCAGGAAAGCGGAAAAAGAAACAAACCCGGTGCTGGTTCAGCCTATTATAAAAGAAACTCTTAAGTTTTTAAAAAAAACCATTCCAACAACCATAAATATAGTTCAGCAAATTGATATGAACTGCAGACCCATTATGGCGGATTCAACCCAGATTCATCAGGTCATCATGAATCTGTGTACCAATGCATATCAAGCCATGGAAGATCGAGGTGGAACACTTACAGTAAAACTTTTTGAATCAGAAATCAAAGAAGATGATTTAAATAATCTTTTGGATTTAAAACCGGGCAGATATTTGGAATTGTTAATTTCCGATACAGGAATTGGAATGAAAAAAAACATTGCTCTGAAAATATTTGAACCTTATTTTACAACCAAAAAATCCGGAAAAGGTACTGGGCTGGGGTTGGCAGTTGCTCATGGAATCGTTAAAAAGGCAGGAGGGGACATTAAAGTGATCAGTAAACCTTATAAAGGAACCTGTTTTCACATATATCTACCCCTTATTGATTCAAACACGGACAACTCATCACTCCCGGTTATTAAAAACAATTGTATAAAAGGAACGGGGCATATTCTGCTGGTAGATGATGAAGAACAGATTGTAGCCATGGAACAAAAATTTCTTAAGAGACTTGGATATGATACCACAGCCTGTACAAGCAGTATTAAAGCCCTTGAGATATTCAAAACCAACCCAAATAAATTTGACTTGGTGATAACAGATCTGACAATGCCTGAGATAACAGGTGATAAGTTAGTTGAGGAAATAAAAAAAAGAAATCCTGATGTTCCTGTAATTATTTGCACAGGGTTTAAAAGAACCTATACAAAAGAGTGGATGGATTCCATTAATGCCCAGGAACTTTTAATAAAACCCGTGAAGATGAAGGACTTGTCAACATTGATATCCAAAACGATAAACGGCAACAGATAA
- the dnaN gene encoding DNA polymerase III subunit beta has protein sequence MKFSFDKKEIVDVLSKIQGLTGRKTNLTITSDILIKAMESGITITANDLETVFLGTYKAEVEKEGILSINSKKFFEIIKEYPENKIFVNEIENRWVEIGEGDSIYHIVSSDYKNFPETPVIENIEFIEIDSKNLKKMVDVSGIVNYSGDEKRIYVMGSLIEKISTDSDEKLRIVSTDSKRLHCCDTTFKGNLHLPDESVIVPKKGLSELNKFIDTGKDDIKVGIKDNYFIFQNKNESIMIKLLEGEFPEYKPVLNYEDMIPIEMDRRMFSTLMKRVSILTSDDYKSVILNFKNNELVVTITNPEIGESKERMMVSYSNEEIKSAFNPKYFIDALSIFEDSIIVVNIKDNKSPCIIKSIDDDKLICVIMAMHIS, from the coding sequence ATGAAATTTTCGTTTGATAAAAAAGAAATTGTGGATGTTCTTTCAAAAATTCAAGGATTAACAGGAAGAAAGACCAATTTAACCATAACATCTGATATTCTTATAAAAGCAATGGAATCCGGGATAACTATAACAGCCAATGATTTGGAAACAGTTTTTCTTGGAACTTATAAGGCTGAAGTTGAAAAAGAGGGTATTTTATCAATTAATTCAAAAAAGTTTTTTGAAATCATCAAAGAATATCCTGAAAATAAAATTTTTGTGAATGAAATTGAAAACAGGTGGGTTGAGATTGGAGAAGGAGACAGTATTTATCATATTGTATCTTCAGATTATAAAAATTTTCCTGAAACCCCGGTTATAGAAAATATAGAATTTATTGAAATAGATTCTAAAAATTTAAAAAAGATGGTTGATGTATCAGGTATTGTGAATTATTCAGGTGATGAAAAACGAATTTATGTTATGGGATCATTGATTGAAAAAATATCCACAGATAGTGACGAAAAATTAAGAATTGTATCAACGGATTCAAAACGACTTCATTGCTGTGATACAACTTTTAAAGGAAATCTCCATCTGCCGGACGAAAGTGTTATTGTTCCTAAAAAAGGCTTGTCAGAGTTAAATAAATTTATAGATACCGGTAAAGATGACATAAAGGTGGGAATTAAAGATAATTATTTTATTTTTCAAAATAAAAATGAATCCATAATGATTAAACTTCTTGAAGGAGAGTTTCCCGAGTATAAACCGGTTCTAAATTATGAAGACATGATTCCCATTGAAATGGACAGAAGAATGTTTTCAACACTTATGAAGCGGGTTTCTATTTTAACATCTGATGATTATAAAAGTGTGATCTTAAATTTTAAAAACAATGAACTGGTCGTTACTATCACCAATCCTGAAATAGGTGAATCAAAAGAAAGAATGATGGTTTCATATTCCAATGAAGAGATTAAAAGTGCGTTTAATCCGAAATATTTTATTGATGCTTTAAGTATTTTTGAAGACAGTATTATTGTTGTAAATATTAAGGACAATAAAAGCCCCTGTATAATCAAAAGTATTGATGATGATAAACTTATTTGTGTAATAATGGCAATGCATATATCATAA
- a CDS encoding cytidylate kinase-like family protein, protein MPKSIQKRIDEQIKKWEMEKKEAKPIQEFINVITISRECGSQGCEVAERLCSETGLDLFDKKILEAMVDISKTNRGLLETLDERSMNIVDDIISNFVNEHHLWADEYSKLLLKILTTIGKHGNAVILGRGANCVLKGKNVLRVKIVAPMTVRRNQTQKCHGMNLDDAMKHMVSTDSNRTAFVKRYFNCDANDPSNYDLILNTGTLSVEKAVQIIKCAIN, encoded by the coding sequence ATGCCCAAGTCTATTCAAAAACGAATTGATGAGCAGATCAAAAAATGGGAAATGGAAAAAAAAGAAGCTAAACCCATTCAGGAATTCATCAATGTTATCACCATCTCCAGGGAATGCGGCAGCCAAGGATGTGAGGTTGCGGAAAGACTTTGCTCTGAAACAGGGCTTGATCTGTTTGACAAAAAGATTCTTGAAGCCATGGTTGATATATCAAAGACCAACCGGGGCCTTTTGGAAACCTTGGATGAGCGGTCAATGAACATCGTGGATGATATTATATCAAATTTTGTAAATGAACACCATTTATGGGCAGACGAATATTCAAAACTCTTGTTGAAGATATTAACTACCATTGGCAAGCATGGAAATGCTGTTATTCTGGGAAGAGGTGCAAATTGTGTTTTAAAGGGTAAAAACGTCCTGAGAGTAAAGATCGTGGCACCAATGACTGTGCGGCGTAATCAAACTCAGAAATGTCATGGTATGAATTTGGATGACGCAATGAAACATATGGTCAGTACCGATTCCAATAGAACAGCTTTTGTAAAAAGATATTTTAATTGTGATGCAAACGATCCTTCAAATTATGATTTGATTTTAAACACCGGAACCCTGTCTGTTGAAAAAGCAGTACAAATTATTAAGTGTGCAATTAATTAA
- a CDS encoding precorrin-8X methylmutase: protein MKPQEIEDLSFKIIEKEVGDHSFSDDQWPIVRRMIHTSADFEYIQTIRFYPDAVQKGIQAIQRGCYIITDTNMARVGIRKKEIHEFGGNVSCLIAEEAVAKKAKEAGSTRALAAVDMACEQMEGGIYVVGNAPTALLRLIELIKEKKANPAMVIGFPVGFVNAAESKDELMALDFPYITNKGRKGGSNIAASIVNALAIMAVEAR from the coding sequence ATGAAACCGCAAGAGATTGAAGATTTAAGTTTTAAGATAATAGAAAAAGAAGTCGGGGACCACTCATTCAGTGATGATCAGTGGCCCATTGTCAGGCGAATGATTCATACATCGGCAGACTTTGAATATATTCAGACGATAAGGTTTTATCCTGATGCGGTCCAAAAAGGAATACAGGCTATTCAAAGGGGCTGTTATATCATTACAGACACCAATATGGCCCGTGTGGGAATCAGGAAAAAAGAAATTCATGAATTTGGCGGCAATGTTTCTTGCCTGATCGCAGAGGAAGCGGTTGCAAAAAAAGCAAAAGAGGCTGGTTCCACAAGGGCCTTGGCAGCTGTTGATATGGCGTGTGAACAGATGGAAGGCGGCATTTATGTGGTGGGTAATGCCCCAACCGCACTGTTAAGGTTGATAGAATTGATAAAGGAAAAAAAAGCAAATCCTGCCATGGTGATTGGATTTCCTGTGGGATTTGTGAATGCAGCTGAATCCAAGGATGAATTGATGGCACTTGATTTTCCCTACATTACCAACAAGGGAAGAAAAGGCGGATCAAATATTGCCGCAAGTATTGTCAATGCACTTGCCATAATGGCGGTTGAGGCCAGATAA
- a CDS encoding methyl-accepting chemotaxis protein, translating into MFKNMKLGTKIMGLAGLLIILCGLVAYAGYYTNTCVVDRVHIADDVNQMVKTMLETRRHEKNYIIREKTTYLEKVNENIKALKQQILSTKEEFTDLENKNRMDDILSQVNQYEQGFSTYVNLNEKIQKFISVDNKMVQSARLMEKTAAEIHCIQREQYYVLQKDGASAEILNSRLKWADDTNLIIQNLLQCRRQEKNFLLREDMVSIDKVSKFSKKIIELAENLRSVVQSEESKQKINSIINFLEVYKTAFDNVVHCKKQQVSATDQMVASARAVQKICSDTRANQKAKMNDQISFAGIFLGLTTLSAAGLGIFLSFFITRGITKYLSQIIENLETGSQQVSAASSQISSASQSLAEGSTEQAASIEETSASLEQISSMVKQNSENSGLTNTIMQEVSKEVKQASVSMGQLTQSIDEISKSSEETSKIVKTIDEIAFQTNLLALNAAVEAARAGDAGAGFAVVADEVRNLAMRAADAAKNTTDLIEDITNKINIGSGMVVSNNESFSRVAKSSIKASELVNEITAASKEQSEGIEQLNIAVTEVDKVIQQNAATAEESASTSEELNAQAEQMKYLVHELVIVVNGSKNRTRKPDYETQTALMESGKREIRSDQLISCDDDDFKNF; encoded by the coding sequence ATGTTTAAAAATATGAAATTAGGAACAAAGATTATGGGTCTGGCAGGACTGCTGATTATCCTATGTGGCCTTGTGGCTTATGCTGGTTATTATACCAATACATGTGTTGTGGACAGGGTGCATATTGCAGATGACGTGAACCAAATGGTTAAAACAATGCTGGAAACCCGACGGCACGAAAAAAATTATATTATCAGGGAAAAAACAACATATTTGGAAAAGGTGAACGAAAATATTAAGGCCCTTAAACAACAGATTCTGTCAACAAAAGAAGAATTTACTGACCTTGAAAATAAAAATAGGATGGATGATATCCTGTCACAAGTAAATCAGTATGAACAAGGGTTCTCAACTTATGTAAACCTTAACGAAAAAATCCAAAAATTTATAAGTGTTGATAATAAAATGGTTCAAAGTGCCCGGCTGATGGAAAAAACCGCAGCTGAAATTCATTGTATCCAGCGGGAGCAATACTATGTGTTACAAAAAGACGGGGCATCTGCTGAAATCCTTAATTCACGGCTTAAATGGGCAGATGATACCAATTTAATTATTCAAAATCTTTTACAATGCCGCCGTCAGGAAAAAAATTTTCTTTTAAGAGAAGATATGGTGTCTATTGATAAGGTTTCCAAATTTTCAAAAAAAATTATAGAGCTTGCTGAAAATTTAAGATCAGTTGTTCAGTCTGAAGAATCAAAGCAGAAAATTAATAGTATTATTAATTTTTTAGAGGTATATAAAACGGCTTTTGATAATGTAGTGCATTGTAAAAAGCAACAAGTATCAGCAACTGATCAAATGGTGGCATCAGCCAGGGCGGTTCAGAAAATATGCAGTGATACCAGGGCAAATCAAAAGGCAAAAATGAATGATCAAATATCTTTTGCCGGTATTTTCCTTGGCCTGACAACACTGTCAGCTGCAGGACTGGGAATATTTCTTTCTTTTTTCATTACCCGCGGAATTACAAAATATTTAAGTCAAATCATTGAAAATCTTGAAACCGGGTCTCAACAGGTTTCCGCCGCATCCAGCCAAATTTCATCAGCCAGCCAATCCCTTGCGGAAGGGTCGACTGAACAGGCCGCATCCATTGAGGAAACATCTGCATCGCTTGAACAAATATCGTCCATGGTCAAACAAAATTCAGAAAATTCCGGATTGACCAACACCATCATGCAGGAAGTAAGCAAAGAGGTAAAACAGGCTTCCGTATCCATGGGACAGCTGACCCAATCCATTGATGAAATTTCAAAATCAAGCGAAGAAACCTCCAAAATAGTTAAAACCATTGATGAAATTGCATTTCAAACTAATCTTCTGGCCCTTAATGCCGCTGTTGAAGCCGCCCGGGCAGGGGATGCAGGAGCAGGTTTTGCAGTTGTGGCAGATGAGGTAAGAAATCTTGCCATGCGTGCGGCTGATGCAGCAAAAAACACAACCGACCTTATTGAAGATATTACAAACAAGATAAATATAGGTTCTGGTATGGTTGTCAGCAATAATGAATCATTTTCCAGGGTTGCGAAAAGTTCAATCAAGGCCAGTGAACTGGTGAATGAAATTACCGCAGCGTCAAAAGAACAGTCCGAGGGTATTGAACAGCTCAATATTGCCGTAACTGAGGTTGACAAGGTGATACAGCAGAATGCGGCAACTGCGGAAGAGTCTGCCAGTACTTCTGAAGAACTCAATGCTCAGGCCGAACAAATGAAATACCTCGTTCATGAGCTGGTGATTGTGGTCAACGGTTCGAAAAACAGAACAAGAAAACCCGATTATGAAACACAAACAGCACTCATGGAGTCAGGCAAAAGAGAAATTCGGTCCGACCAGTTGATTTCCTGTGACGATGATGACTTTAAAAATTTTTAA